GGATTATGCCCAGGAGATGATCGATGAGATCCTCCACTCCCGCGAGATGACCGGGAGCATCCCCAATCTGGAAGCGGACATACGCGCCGAAGCACATTCCGACCCCTTATGGACCAAACCGCTGTCCTCGCCCAAGTACCCTGAAAGAAAGGTATTTGATGAGCGCACGGATACACTTTGACATTCACACATTAGAGGAGACCTTACCTTGAAGAGCTGGGAGTTCACCAAAATCGAAGGAAACAAGATCAAGATCGACAGCTGGCTGTCCGACACCATGGGCCTGGTCGACGGCGGATGCATCTACAGCACCCTGTTCAAATACCCCGAGGACGGACCCAAGAGGTACGAACTCATACTGTCCATGTACCCTCAGGAGAACTTCAGGACCCTCGCCCAGGTGACCGTCTTCGCGGACGATGTCCCCGGTTCCACCGTGCAGTCCGCCAAGTTCCTCACCGACCAGAAGATCAGAATCCTCAACTCCGTATCCCTCACCGGTATCTCCGACACCACCATCATCTGGAACATCCTCGCCGACCTCAATTTCGCAGGAGAGGGAGAGCTCATCAAGGAGAGGTTCCAGGAGCTCAAGGAAGCAGGCGACGCATCCGTGGACAAGATCCGCCACGTCAGCATCAAGCCTGCCAACATCGGAAGGATCTTCCGCGAGAAGACCGACCTCGGCAGCCTCAAGACCGAACTCAGGAAGGGTGCACCCGTCACCTATTCCGACGGTTACTTCGACCTCAGCGCTGAGTACGGCGACATCCTGACCGATGTGGACGGACAGGAGGCCATGGTCACCCTCGACCCGGGATCCTGGCTGGTATCCATCGTCATCTTCAAACCCAACACCAACCTGGTCAAGATCAACATGAACGTCCCCGACTGCATGGGATCCATCGACTCCGCCCTCTCGCTCCTGGCAGAGGAGGGAATCAACCTCATCTCCGTGTTCACCAAGGTCATGATTTCCTATCAGACCATGGACATAGAGGTTGTCGCCGATCTCAAGAACAGCAAGATCGGCATCGAGGAGCTGAAATCCAAACTCCCCGAGCACCTTGCCAAGCAGAACGGAACCTTCGAACTGAAGTCCATCCAGGCCCTCTGAGCCTGTCAAAAAAAATCATTTCCCGTTCCCCCTGGAACATGGGGGAACGGGGTTTTTGTCTTACTTTAAGAAGTTCTTCATCTCGGCCTTCATTGCAGGCTTGAGACCGGCGTTGCTCTTGTTGACGAACACCTGCACGTTCTCCTCTACGGCCTGCTTCACGAGGCTGATGACCGAGTTGTCCCTGGAGATGACTCCGACCGAAAGACCCACATCCGTCTGATCGAGCTCGTCGGGGATATCGTCGACGGTGGCGACGGTCCTGATGGCGAGAACAGGCAGTGCCTGGTCCACGAACAGGGTGTCGTCCTCCTCGGGGATGCTTCCCAGGATGACGGGTGAGAAGTAGTGTCCGTTCTCGGTGAATTCCTTCTTTATCCTCTTTCCGCCCCAGAGGATGAAGGCCTCCTCATCCCTGAGCAGTTTGTCGAAGCGTGTCCTCGCGTTGTCGGACATGAGAGGTCCGCAGAAGGCATCCGCCTCCCAGGGATCGTCGATGTTGAGGTCTTTGGCCTGTTCGATAAGGGCTCTGATGAAATCCCTCTCGTCCTCGGCGAGGATGATGACCTTGGAAGTGGAATATAGTCCCTGTCCGGTGTACTTGAATGCGGACTCAAGAACATCGGCGGCAGCCTTCTTCACATCGTTGGGGTGTGCCACGACGATGGGGTTCATTCCCTTGATCTCATTGATGAAATCCAATCCGTCATCGACCATCAGGAACATGAGGTCATCCATTCCCTTTCCGCATCCGCACGCCACGACTCCGCTGATGTTCATGTCGTCGGAGAGTTCGGTGACGTAACGGTCGAGACGGTCAGCAACGATGTTGATGACACCGTTGGGAATGCCTGCCTTCACGAAGAGGTCGTAAACGGTGAAAACGGGCAGGGGGCAGACTCCGCTGGGCATGATGA
The sequence above is a segment of the methanogenic archaeon ISO4-H5 genome. Coding sequences within it:
- a CDS encoding aldehyde dehydrogenase — protein: MSGEPLVDDAKFEEALQRVLDREKHDLSAIVGGMNIASGTDLPLVSPVDSTIIFGTLQEPEKGTATYAAEAAAKAFESWSKTSQEERSRILRFVVNAMGTRRYDLAAEVVLSTGFTRREAMLEVDRFVEILRQAADDAATIKGKPKGVWGIIALTSSPLAAPMGYAAAALAAGSTVVIMPSGVCPLPVFTVYDLFVKAGIPNGVINIVADRLDRYVTELSDDMNISGVVACGCGKGMDDLMFLMVDDGLDFINEIKGMNPIVVAHPNDVKKAAADVLESAFKYTGQGLYSTSKVIILAEDERDFIRALIEQAKDLNIDDPWEADAFCGPLMSDNARTRFDKLLRDEEAFILWGGKRIKKEFTENGHYFSPVILGSIPEEDDTLFVDQALPVLAIRTVATVDDIPDELDQTDVGLSVGVISRDNSVISLVKQAVEENVQVFVNKSNAGLKPAMKAEMKNFLK